In Coccidioides posadasii str. Silveira chromosome 4, complete sequence, one genomic interval encodes:
- a CDS encoding uncharacterized protein (SECRETED:SignalP(1-24)~EggNog:ENOG410PJBI~COG:S~BUSCO:4558at33183), producing MTDEIARATVALLALLALLGCCPAEFWPAVSPVAPPRLQASRAIECKPCSGRDRAGAARGGSLFRSCETRPIGVGRAKPYRGYRPLSVQAAAPAHAVVMALWPFGKRKNRAFRRSDGASSPSSAQRAASFSCTAKSESSIPNHNASATPVKTHRRDSKRRKNRRDQGAIGGEDSCLPPRQITTPSPVPSPDLDTSPSFHFSALARPERVDSPSVRTFSPFRFQPSLNMSQNSLSRSFNDVPTLRSQRRSTEPSLLRRKSSKRKRNDYAREQEIRNMALESNWDLPPGRAQTDLRASRPMYERLRSISPDSHAYKLSVFDALSPRPVLRYARTPRYVDPSRSAASKSKCRALRLGDLDGEHRINELADDMDAGTLRELMERDRRRRAARRTACPTVKLENPPKPRRQHSMKHNHPPPSNNHETNIDTAMTNRKHDQMELSKTPNHTESWLRDPSKESFTANANDEVHEKKPTVEETQIVADDEKSFVHVSAIDAAADIKHELAGQEMGSVSDISPTQKSEKRLSSNAGRIGRSLSSFFRRGSRFKREPQGQPKEGPSFSVPSRESFSRISHTEVAGMPPAIPKKSSLRFDGQSMQSRFTEHFDEPMDNMRSPTAIDIYPTSHRFSVCTGRGTVATAPIEAQDTFRASRANSPDTRPNSIFLAQSLASIDSEGSWLSGKPSRHLSQARLAQYRGSAESKDDPTESSPEERPASDEILGPLSIPVPEEEEEFEIPVSGNAKPQDNDGTTWHDSVGKRPRLIRPCTRAKSKEGLFTEFLESASEVDTPSDDSPLDIEAEMEVHRATSVDLGKGHTRHISAGSAKLLDLSSRLSGDRRPSSGTFSSGALPTFRIQKNSSVSLREGLVIDNITFIMGRCDLCCICKLPIGVTPYIETDQIDWERVAWWNHCRFINLPGSPPDYEVSEACYSENGCAYDSLKYEPSDHEVPTDSSRKTNRMGRYLVWCQCVPGTPCRAPEPHCYQMHTFCWSFLNKVLGSRVENNMDTLLESIEVVWEQGTAAATTTSDTPSADDESGQQQHCLEVPHSGSFPGTLSMFGVPSSNPALERLIDHCRIDSDSLSEKEASSDDEVPPRQRRGSFGRPGRLPVELQLTVLDFLTDIADIGNAVAAFQWSVSGSYLRRRFPYKAIYELDDISTDELDWSAFIIGFNELLMDPSWGIRHRLRIFKIVCSIRDKFLELELESDKSE from the exons ATGACAGATGAGATTGCGCGGGCTACGGTGGCTCTGCTGGCTCTGCTGGCCCTGCTGGGCTGCTGTCCGGCGGAGTTCTGGCCGGCCGTCAGCCCAGTTGCGCCGCCGCGCCTCCAAGCATCAAGGGCGATCGAGTGCAAGCCATGTTCCGGCCGCGACCGGGCGGGAGCTGCCCGCGGAGGATCATTGTTCCGGAGCTGCGAGACACGGCCAATCGGTGTAGGTCGCGCTAAGCCCTACCGGGGCTA TCGTCCGCTGTCGGTGCAAGCTGCCGCACCGGCTCACGCAGTCGTGATGGCACTCTGGCCCTTCGGAAAGAGGAAGAATCGTGCTTTCAGACGATCTGATGGAGCATCCAGCCCGTCATCCGCTCAGAGAGCTGCCTCCTTCTCCTGTACCGCCAAATCTGAGTCCTCGATCCCGAACCACAACGCCTCTGCTACACCCGTAAAGACCCACCGAAGAGACTCCAAGCGGCGGAAGAACCGTCGTGACCAAGGTGCAATCGGCGGTGAGGACTCCTGCCTTCCTCCTCGCCAGATCACCACCCCGTCTCCCGTTCCGTCCCCCGACCTCGACACGAGCCCGTCCTTCCATTTCTCTGCCCTGGCCCGCCCCGAACGCGTCGACTCTCCTTCCGTCCGCACCTTCTCTCCTTTCAGGTTCCAGCCCAGCCTCAACATGTCCCAGAACAGCTTGTCCAGAAGCTTCAACGATGTCCCGACCCTGCGAAGTCAGAGGCGCTCCACAGAACCGAGCCTCTTGCGCCGCAAGTCAAGCAAGCGCAAACGTAACGACTACGCCCGAGAACAGGAAATTCGGAACATGGCCCTCGAGAGCAATTGGGACTTACCCCCCGGTAGGGCCCAGACCGACCTGAGAGCTTCGCGCCCCATGTACGAACGCCTGCGATCCATATCCCCAGATTCCCACGCATACAAGCTCAGTGTCTTCGACGCATTGTCTCCCCGTCCTGTCTTACGCTATGCACGGACTCCTCGATACGTAGATCCTTCGAGGTCCGCGGCATCTAAGAGCAAGTGCAGGGCTTTGCGACTCGGAGACCTGGATGGAGAACACCGGATAAACGAACTTGCCGATGATATGGACGCGGGGACTCTAAGGGAGCTTATGGAAAGAGATCGTCGTAGGAGGGCGGCGAGACGAACCGCTTGTCCCACGGTCAAGCTCGAAAACCCCCCGAAACCACGTCGACAGCATTCAATGAAGCATAaccatcctcctccttcgAACAACCACGAAACAAATATCGACACAGCGATGACTAATCGGAAACATGATCAGATGGAGTTGTCGAAGACGCCGAACCATACTGAGTCTTGGCTCCGGGACCCTTCCAAAGAAAGCTTTACCGCAAATGCAAATGACGAAGTGCACGAGAAGAAGCCAACGGTGGAGGAAACCCAGATCGTCGCCGACGATGAAAAATCCTTTGTCCACGTTTCGGCAATCGACGCCGCCGCCGATATCAAACACGAACTCGCCGGGCAGGAGATGGGCTCCGTCTCGGATATATCACCAACGCAAAAAAGTGAAAAGCGGCTGTCCTCAAATGCTGGCCGCATCGGTCGATCCCTCTCATCATTCTTTCGTCGTGGCTCTCGGTTCAAGAGAGAACCTCAAGGACAACCGAAAGAAGGCCCAAGCTTTTCGGTCCCGTCCCGAGAATCTTTCTCAAGGATCTCCCATACGGAAGTTGCGGGAATGCCGCCGGCGATCCCGAAAAAGAGCAGCCTCCGATTTGACGGACAGTCTATGCAGTCCAGGTTCACCGAGCACTTCGATGAGCCCATGGATAACATGCGTTCCCCGACCGCGATCGATATATACCCCACATCACATCGATTCAGCGTTTGCACTGGTAGGGGAACTGTGGCGACTGCCCCAATCGAAGCCCAGGACACATTCCGCGCATCCAGAGCAAACAGTCCAGATACACGTCCCAACAGCATTTTCCTAGCTCAGTCCCTAGCATCCATAGACTCGGAGGGCAGTTGGCTCTCAGGAAAGCCGTCTCGTCACCTTTCCCAGGCACGGTTAGCCCAATACCGTGGCAGCGCAGAATCCAAGGATGATCCAACCGAATCATCACCAGAGGAACGTCCCGCAAGCGATGAAATTCTCGGACCCCTTTCTATTCCTGTccctgaagaagaggaggagtTCGAGATCCCCGTCAGCGGCAATGCTAAACCCCAAGACAATGACGGGACGACTTGGCATGACAGCGTTGGAAAGCGACCGCGTCTCATTCGTCCTTGTACTCGAGCAAAATCCAAAGAAGGATTGTTTACTGAGTTCCTCGAAAGCGCTTCAGAGGTCGACACACCCTCGGACGACAGTCCGCTCGACATCGAAGCGGAAATGGAAGTCCATCGTGCCACCAGCGTTGACCTGGGAAAAGGTCATACACGTCACATCAGTGCTGGAAGTGCAAAGCTTTTAGACCTGTCTTCTCGCCTATCCGGAGATCGAAGACCAAGTTCAGGGACTTTCAGCAGCGGTGCCCTACC CACATTCCGCATCCAGAAAAACTCCAGTGTCTCTCTTCGCGAAGGGCTGGTGATTGACAACATAACCTTCATCATGGGGCGCTGTGATCTCTGCTGTATCTGCAAATTGCCCATTGGCGTCACCCCGTATATCGAGACAGACCAAATTGACTGGGAGAGAGTGGCCTGGTGGAATCACTGCAGATTCA TCAATCTACCCGGTTCACCTCCCGACTACGAGGTCTCTGAAGCTTGCTACTCCGAAAATGGATGTGCATACGACAGTCTGAAATACGAGCCGAGCGACCACGAGGTGCCGACGGACAGCTCGCGTAAGACGAATCGTATGGGCCGGTACCTCGTCTGGTGCCAATGCGTCCCAGGCACTCCGTGTCGCGCCCCCGAGCCACACTGCTACCAGATGCACACCTTCTGCTGGAGCTTCTTGAATAAAGTTTTGGGGTCGCGCGTGGAGAATAATATGGATACCCTGCTCGAGAGCATTGAGGTCGTCTGGGAGCAAgggacagcagcagcaacgaCAACAAGCGACACGCCTTCCGCCGACGACGAGAGCGGTCAACAGCAGCATTGCCTTGAGGTTCCGCATTCGGGGAGTTTCCCGGGGACTCTGTCGATGTTCGGCGTGCCGTCGAGCAATCCTGCGCTTGAGAGGCTGATCGATCATTGTCGAATTGACAGCGACAGTTTGAGCGAGAAAGAGGCGAGCAGCGACGACGAGGTTCCTCCGCGCCAGCGACGTGGTAGCTTCGGTCGTCCTGGCAGGTTGCCCGTAGAGTTACAGCTGACCGTGCTCGATTTTCTTACGGACATCGCGGATATCGGCAATGCGGTGGCTGCGTTTCAATGGAGCGTGTCAGGTTCGTACCTCAGACGCCGGTTTCCTTACAAGGCGATCTACGAGTTGGACGATATCTCGACAGACGAGCTGGACTGGTCGGCGTTTATTATTGGATTTAACGAGCTTCTCATGGATCCGTCGTGGGGTATACGCCATCGGTTGCGCATCTTTAAGATTGTGTGCAGCATTCGCGACAAGTTTCTCGAGCTTGAGCTCGAGAGTGATAAGAGCGAGTGA